The following proteins are co-located in the Engraulis encrasicolus isolate BLACKSEA-1 chromosome 2, IST_EnEncr_1.0, whole genome shotgun sequence genome:
- the lrrc3ca gene encoding leucine-rich repeat-containing protein 3B, whose translation MPEASGWLPWCSGASPAWLPLVLMAVCSLHVGTDAAGTACVPRCYCSESEGKTVRCSHLRLTSVPAGIPNDTRRLYLDYNQLASVPTDAFQGLPMLAELDLSHNHLSTLEPAAFRGLGPSLKFLDLSHNRLVTLDPEALEGLKARSNLTNNPWHCDCELQKALPRLDLETVSLKGIVCHTAEPNDTDVTGQALLLTADLDLCMVPKKTTDVAMLVTMFGWFTMVISYLVYYVRANQEDARRHLEYLKSLPSRQVKSEESSTISTVV comes from the coding sequence ATGCCCGAGGCATCTGGTTGGCTGCCGTGGTGCAGTGGCGCGTCGCCGGCGTGGCTCCCCTTGGTCCTGATGGCCGTGTGCTCCCTGCACGTGGGCACGGATGCCGCGGGCACCGCCTGCGTGCCGCGCTGCTACTGCTCCGAGTCCGAGGGCAAGACGGTGCGCTGCAGCCACCTGCGCCTGACCTCCGTGCCCGCTGGCATCCCCAACGACACCCGGCGCCTCTACCTGGACTACAACCAGCTGGCGTCGGTGCCCACAGATGCCTTCCAAGGTCTACCCATGCTGGCCGAGCTTGACCTGTCCCACAACCATCTCTCCACGCTGGAGCCGGCCGCCTTCCGGGGCCTGGGGCCCTCGCTCAAGTTCCTGGACCTGTCGCACAACCGGCTGGTCACGCTGGACCCGGAGGCGCTGGAGGGCCTGAAGGCGCGCTCCAACCTGACCAACAACCCCTGGCACTGTGACTGCGAGCTGCAGAAGGCCCTGCCCAGACTGGACCTGGAGACGGTGTCGCTGAAGGGCATCGTGTGCCACACGGCCGAGCCCAACGACACGGATGTGACGGGCCAGGCGCTGCTGCTCACCGCCGACCTGGACCTGTGCATGGTGCCCAAGAAGACCACCGACGTGGCCATGCTGGTCACCATGTTCGGCTGGTTCACCATGGTCATCTCCTACCTGGTCTACTACGTCCGCGCCAACCAGGAGGACGCCCGACGGCACCTGGAGTACCTCAAGTCGCTGCCCAGCCGCCAGGTCAAATCCGAAGAGTCGTCCACCATCAGCACAGTGGTGTga